From Panicum hallii strain FIL2 chromosome 2, PHallii_v3.1, whole genome shotgun sequence, a single genomic window includes:
- the LOC112882454 gene encoding uncharacterized protein LOC112882454: MKLFMCFGGAAAVADDEAAARRGDQRGRRSLSFRGKFLSGNKGSKKKSPPAESKKRGMYADDVVYGVFGPSTASSVASSALLSSAASMDSGYSSSSSSSSSRSSTASSSASVSGVLFPPAAKRQQAKKGSSPAAGAAAVVLCLLMVVFCGRVGATLLTSTALYLFPRRWPARTAHGKDGVDSLESDAEEETTARRKVVMDQGFLMRNRKK; the protein is encoded by the coding sequence ATGAAGCTCTTCATGTGCTTcggcggtgcggcggccgtggccgacgacgaggcggcggctcgccgggggGACCAGAGAGGCCGCCGGAGCCTGTCGTTCCGGGGGAAGTTCTTGTCCGGTAACAAGGGCAGCAAGAAGAAGTCGCCGCCGGCCGAGTCCAAGAAGCGCGGGATGTACGCGGACGACGTCGTCTACGGCGTGTTCGGTCCGTCCACGGCGTCGTCGGTGGCGTCCTCGGCGCTGCTGAGCTCCGCGGCGTCGATGGACTCGggctactcctcctcctcctcctcctcgtcctctcgCTCCTCGACCGCCTCGTCCTCGGCGTCCGTCTCGGGGGTGCTCTTCCCGCCGGCGGCGAAGCGGCAGCAGGCGAAGAAGGGGTCGTccccggcggcgggcgcggcggccgtggtccTGTGCCTGCTGATGGTGGTGTTCTGCGGCCGGGTCGGGGCCACGCTGCTCACGTCCACAGCGCTCTACCTCTTCCCGCGGCGGTGGCCCGCGAGGACGGCGCATGGGAAGGACGGCGTCGACTCCCTGGAGTCCGACGCCGAGGAGGAGACTACGGCGAGGAGGAAGGTGGTTATGGATCAGGGGTTCTTGATGAGGAACCGCAAGAAGTGA